In Anseongella ginsenosidimutans, one genomic interval encodes:
- a CDS encoding class I SAM-dependent methyltransferase, which yields MHRLNRHALLITFIFAFIISAFIIPGPSLLAQAAPSQTAPYEFRESSSGGTGKFYMGREIAGIMSAAGAAWLERSSRQQEENSNRTISKLPLQPGSVVADVGAGTGYYTFKIAEMIPGGKVYAVDIQDEFVRRLKEKKKAQQAANVEVIKGGEKSPNLPSGSVDLIIMVDVYHELLYPQEMLQAMHKALKPSGKLLLIEYKAEDPEVAIRPLHKMTVAQASKELTANGFKLIKQDNSLHIQHFLLFGKD from the coding sequence ATGCACCGCCTGAATCGTCACGCGTTATTGATCACCTTCATTTTCGCGTTCATTATTTCCGCATTCATTATTCCAGGCCCTTCCCTCCTGGCGCAGGCAGCGCCATCGCAAACGGCGCCCTATGAATTCAGAGAAAGCAGCTCCGGGGGCACCGGAAAATTCTATATGGGCCGGGAAATAGCGGGTATTATGAGCGCCGCGGGAGCCGCCTGGCTCGAACGCAGCAGCCGCCAGCAGGAAGAGAACAGTAATCGCACCATCAGCAAACTTCCCCTTCAGCCAGGCAGCGTGGTGGCTGACGTAGGCGCGGGTACCGGCTATTACACCTTTAAAATTGCAGAAATGATCCCCGGGGGAAAGGTCTATGCCGTGGATATCCAGGATGAATTCGTCCGGCGGCTAAAAGAAAAGAAGAAGGCCCAACAAGCCGCCAACGTGGAAGTAATCAAGGGCGGCGAAAAATCTCCCAACCTCCCTTCGGGTTCCGTTGACCTGATCATCATGGTGGATGTGTATCATGAACTGCTCTATCCGCAGGAAATGCTGCAGGCAATGCACAAGGCCCTCAAGCCCTCGGGAAAACTGCTCCTGATCGAGTACAAGGCCGAAGACCCGGAGGTAGCCATACGGCCGCTGCATAAAATGACCGTTGCCCAGGCCAGCAAAGAGTTAACAGCCAACGGCTTCAAATTGATAAAACAAGACAACTCGCTTCACATTCAGCATTTTTTACTGTTCGGGAAAGATTAA
- a CDS encoding DUF4998 domain-containing protein: MRHQLLFLIAAFAVLLSSCDGMYDTLEEYSGEVVYPAKYDTIVGHIGYERVEIDLMKAGRIPSAEINMGKAVKTVIEYEDKVITLDSLVSWVNITDLTQPKLYRFRIYTVDEFNNPSVPQEIALIPYTAADLNTLRPPSPRIMASPSAAVIDWPSGLSSVVMDYYGLSFKYTDKDGVVREGERGQDSRFFIANLESGQPATVAMEYKVIPKVNGVPIIDTIILSQPLEFGIPTSSTPFSPSEREVLMANGVSEFTADGVASITKLVYPIHANSLQDIFYFPNLKELDLTGEGLFPLPTLGYDNNGGYSEVGGGDWVPFMRKVSDVSSVNTQSLKDLLEAGILEKVRYAPHSMGLDALLAPYVESGVVELVDLPDEVAIPHNFFVDGQVQSNAWKMDYVFPAPDPSGSGMENVLKATLKARSASFAFALPKEYKFNVEEYKYLKFKVYAPAAANFNGAYAPYQRLWPRFMNYMWAFKSNSDFGQEYWAPSADDFKIADADLEKWTEVTVDLSEALNRHSRVIVMNIGGEPSLTFAPPADIIYHFADFRLTKE, encoded by the coding sequence ATGCGACATCAATTATTATTTTTGATAGCAGCTTTCGCAGTGCTTCTGAGTTCATGCGACGGCATGTACGACACCCTGGAGGAATACTCCGGCGAAGTCGTCTATCCTGCCAAATATGACACCATTGTAGGCCATATCGGGTATGAAAGGGTTGAAATAGACCTGATGAAGGCGGGACGGATCCCCTCCGCCGAAATAAATATGGGAAAAGCCGTGAAAACGGTGATTGAATACGAAGACAAGGTCATCACACTTGACTCGTTAGTCTCCTGGGTAAATATTACCGACCTTACGCAGCCTAAACTGTACCGGTTCAGGATTTATACCGTGGACGAGTTCAACAATCCTTCAGTTCCCCAGGAAATAGCGCTGATACCTTATACCGCAGCAGATCTGAACACCCTTCGCCCGCCCTCGCCAAGGATCATGGCCTCCCCTTCCGCGGCGGTTATCGACTGGCCCAGCGGCTTGTCGTCCGTAGTGATGGACTATTATGGCTTGTCCTTCAAATACACCGACAAAGACGGCGTTGTCCGGGAGGGCGAAAGAGGGCAGGATTCCCGCTTCTTTATCGCAAACCTGGAGTCAGGTCAACCGGCAACGGTAGCTATGGAATACAAAGTGATTCCTAAGGTAAACGGCGTACCAATTATCGATACTATTATCCTTTCCCAGCCGCTTGAATTCGGGATACCTACCAGCAGTACTCCTTTTTCGCCTTCTGAAAGAGAAGTTCTCATGGCAAACGGCGTTAGTGAGTTTACCGCTGATGGCGTCGCTTCAATAACCAAGCTGGTGTATCCTATCCATGCCAATTCCCTCCAGGATATTTTCTATTTTCCTAACCTGAAAGAACTGGACCTGACAGGAGAAGGCCTTTTCCCCCTGCCTACTTTGGGTTATGACAATAACGGCGGGTACAGCGAAGTCGGAGGTGGTGATTGGGTTCCATTCATGCGGAAAGTTTCCGATGTTTCGTCAGTAAACACACAAAGCCTGAAAGACCTGCTGGAAGCGGGAATCCTGGAAAAAGTTCGCTATGCTCCTCATTCCATGGGCCTGGACGCCCTGCTGGCGCCCTACGTCGAAAGCGGTGTTGTTGAACTCGTTGACCTCCCGGATGAAGTAGCCATCCCTCACAACTTCTTCGTGGACGGCCAGGTACAGTCAAATGCCTGGAAAATGGATTACGTATTCCCGGCGCCTGATCCTTCCGGCAGCGGCATGGAAAATGTACTCAAAGCAACGCTTAAAGCCAGAAGCGCATCCTTTGCCTTTGCCCTTCCAAAAGAATACAAATTCAATGTGGAAGAGTACAAGTACCTGAAGTTTAAAGTGTATGCTCCGGCGGCGGCAAACTTCAACGGCGCATATGCCCCTTACCAACGCTTATGGCCGCGGTTTATGAATTATATGTGGGCATTCAAAAGCAACAGCGATTTCGGCCAGGAATACTGGGCGCCCAGCGCGGACGATTTCAAAATTGCTGATGCTGACCTGGAAAAATGGACGGAAGTAACCGTTGACCTTTCCGAAGCCCTTAACCGCCACAGCCGCGTGATCGTGATGAATATTGGCGGAGAGCCATCCCTGACTTTTGCTCCTCCGGCGGATATTATTTATCACTTTGCCGATTTTAGGTTGACAAAGGAATAA
- a CDS encoding DUF4959 domain-containing protein: MKTKLYLYLFAAFLLSITSCKEEGRFQANSDDTTAPGIVTDVVYEPLYGGARFYYTPPHDEDLLGVEAVYTNANDKSFTFSASYFADSLEVYGFADTEEYTVQLFAVDRAGNRSEAVNVSVTPLEPAYTRVAESMEVKPGFSSFFLDWTNELEQNINVYVNFKYTVDGTPREFTSVFSSNLAEDRRFINDLFLSPEEKVSVSVRVEDMFGNATEMIDKGQISLYEDIEIPKDNWVLPNANDSIGGVPMCFGDGLEGRARYVIDGIIDQGDNLNFMHTHSRGRTGNSEDGNMPWNYIIDLGDYYELSRIITVQRHSGGLANISRGQYYRNENVGIYNMYIWDEDVDEWVQINQHKIPVPVGLSEIEFVKKGEAGDMAYMFPDDPQYTKPTRWFRYEAVKSFNGNYTLDDANCLSEITLFGRKSN; this comes from the coding sequence ATGAAAACGAAATTATATTTATACCTGTTCGCTGCCTTCCTGCTAAGCATTACATCCTGTAAGGAAGAAGGAAGGTTCCAGGCAAACAGCGACGATACAACTGCCCCGGGAATAGTCACTGACGTAGTGTATGAGCCCCTTTACGGAGGCGCCAGGTTCTACTATACGCCTCCGCATGATGAAGACCTTCTGGGTGTAGAGGCGGTATATACCAATGCAAATGATAAGTCGTTTACATTTTCCGCTTCCTACTTTGCAGATTCCCTGGAAGTGTACGGGTTTGCGGACACCGAAGAATATACGGTACAGTTATTTGCCGTTGACCGCGCCGGCAATCGTTCGGAAGCTGTTAACGTTTCCGTTACCCCCTTGGAACCGGCTTATACCCGGGTAGCTGAATCAATGGAGGTAAAACCGGGTTTCAGTTCATTTTTTCTTGACTGGACCAATGAACTGGAGCAGAACATTAATGTATATGTGAATTTTAAATATACGGTCGACGGCACACCCCGCGAATTCACCTCCGTGTTCTCTTCCAACCTTGCTGAAGACAGGCGGTTCATCAATGATCTTTTCCTTTCGCCGGAAGAAAAAGTAAGCGTAAGCGTGCGGGTAGAGGATATGTTCGGGAATGCGACCGAAATGATCGACAAAGGACAGATCTCCTTATACGAGGATATCGAAATACCGAAAGATAACTGGGTGCTGCCCAACGCCAACGATTCCATCGGCGGTGTACCCATGTGCTTTGGAGACGGGCTGGAAGGCCGTGCGAGATACGTCATCGACGGAATTATAGACCAGGGCGACAATCTCAATTTCATGCATACCCATAGCCGGGGCCGCACAGGCAATTCTGAGGACGGAAATATGCCCTGGAATTATATCATTGACCTTGGCGATTATTACGAACTCAGCCGTATCATCACGGTACAAAGGCATTCGGGAGGCTTAGCCAATATTTCCCGCGGGCAGTATTACCGGAATGAGAATGTAGGTATTTACAACATGTATATATGGGATGAGGATGTCGATGAATGGGTGCAGATTAACCAGCATAAAATACCCGTACCAGTAGGACTAAGCGAGATTGAATTCGTAAAGAAGGGCGAAGCAGGCGATATGGCCTATATGTTCCCGGATGATCCGCAATACACCAAGCCCACCCGCTGGTTCCGTTACGAAGCCGTGAAGAGCTTCAACGGGAACTATACGCTGGATGATGCCAACTGCTTGTCTGAGATCACGCTTTTTGGCCGCAAAAGCAATTAA
- a CDS encoding RagB/SusD family nutrient uptake outer membrane protein produces the protein MKIFKKILLLSWVVAFTPSCNEYLDVVPDNTLKLENLFNLKEDAWNALAKVYSYLPADDQTHVTTWTLGDEWIGRLDLNDVTGNLRAIRIMRGLQSANSPQLGVWSGTQGGKPLYEALRQTDVFLANIDKVRDMTDQEKKDWKAQVTFLKGYYAFLLVQRYGPIVLPTEMVTPEATSEQLFLPRSKVEDCFNFIITLMNEAIPNLTERATENELGQVDQVAAKAIKARVLFFRASPFFNGNQEYFGDFFDTDGQPFFPLDYDKEKWKAAIDALNDAIATAEGNGLGLYHYDKEPFIYDREAFNSNRENMETLYDLRMLVCDPWNREVVWGNSNINYYGQGELAHSSNIRLPEGYGDGVVNNAGFSWQWMGATYRMAERYYTENGLPITEDLTFNMNTRHEIITTPGELDAEYDELRGIMQPGAETIRLYMNREPRFYANLGITGGYWRAHTVRINTMMYASSDGGFNSSQHSTDFLATGIGVQKFVHPESQSGAWQRTIKYPYPIIRMADLYLMKAEALNEYNDVPTQEVYDLVNLVRERAGIPDVEDVWSDATIAKTVNKHKTKEGMRDIILQERSIELAFEGSHFWDMLRHKRATSEFSTPIWGWTHTGTTGESFFILEVKQPRRFTITDCLWPIDLNELNTNGKLIQNPGW, from the coding sequence ATGAAAATTTTTAAGAAAATATTATTACTGAGCTGGGTGGTTGCTTTTACACCCTCCTGTAACGAATACCTGGACGTAGTTCCGGACAATACCCTGAAACTGGAAAACCTTTTTAATCTGAAGGAAGACGCCTGGAACGCACTGGCCAAGGTTTATAGTTACCTCCCGGCAGATGACCAAACCCACGTGACCACCTGGACGCTGGGCGACGAATGGATCGGGCGTCTTGACCTCAACGATGTTACCGGAAACCTTCGGGCAATACGGATCATGCGCGGACTTCAGTCGGCTAATTCGCCTCAGCTTGGCGTATGGTCGGGTACACAGGGCGGAAAGCCTTTATACGAAGCGCTCCGTCAGACGGACGTCTTCCTGGCCAATATCGACAAAGTGCGTGATATGACCGACCAGGAAAAAAAGGACTGGAAAGCACAGGTAACCTTCCTGAAAGGCTATTATGCCTTCCTGCTGGTTCAGCGGTACGGACCCATCGTACTTCCTACCGAAATGGTCACTCCGGAGGCAACGTCGGAACAATTGTTCCTGCCGCGGTCAAAGGTGGAAGACTGTTTTAATTTTATTATCACCCTCATGAACGAGGCCATTCCTAACCTGACGGAGCGGGCGACCGAAAACGAGCTTGGCCAGGTGGATCAGGTAGCTGCCAAAGCAATCAAGGCCAGGGTACTCTTCTTCCGGGCGAGCCCTTTTTTCAATGGCAACCAGGAGTATTTCGGCGACTTTTTTGACACGGACGGACAGCCTTTCTTCCCCCTTGATTATGATAAGGAAAAGTGGAAAGCCGCTATTGACGCGCTCAATGATGCGATTGCGACCGCCGAAGGAAACGGATTAGGCTTGTACCATTATGACAAAGAACCTTTCATTTACGACAGGGAAGCTTTCAATAGCAACCGCGAGAACATGGAGACGCTTTATGACCTGCGGATGCTTGTCTGCGATCCCTGGAACAGGGAAGTTGTCTGGGGAAATTCCAATATCAATTATTACGGGCAGGGAGAACTGGCCCATTCGTCCAATATCCGCCTGCCGGAAGGCTATGGCGACGGCGTAGTCAACAATGCAGGATTTTCATGGCAGTGGATGGGCGCCACCTACCGGATGGCCGAAAGGTATTATACGGAAAACGGACTTCCTATTACGGAAGACCTTACCTTTAATATGAATACCCGGCATGAGATCATCACCACTCCGGGCGAACTTGACGCCGAATACGACGAACTCCGCGGCATTATGCAGCCCGGTGCGGAAACTATCCGGCTGTACATGAACCGCGAGCCCCGTTTCTACGCGAATTTAGGGATCACCGGCGGATATTGGCGGGCACATACTGTGAGGATCAACACCATGATGTACGCCAGTTCCGACGGCGGTTTCAATTCCTCACAGCACTCCACTGACTTTCTTGCTACGGGAATCGGCGTACAAAAATTCGTCCACCCCGAATCGCAGTCCGGCGCCTGGCAGCGGACCATCAAGTACCCCTACCCTATTATTCGCATGGCGGATCTTTACCTGATGAAGGCCGAAGCGCTGAACGAATACAATGATGTTCCTACGCAGGAAGTTTATGACCTGGTAAACCTGGTACGCGAACGGGCCGGGATCCCTGATGTGGAGGACGTATGGTCAGACGCTACCATTGCAAAGACAGTCAATAAGCACAAGACGAAGGAAGGCATGAGGGATATCATTCTCCAGGAGCGAAGTATTGAGCTGGCCTTCGAAGGCAGTCACTTCTGGGATATGCTCCGTCATAAGCGGGCTACGTCTGAGTTCTCGACGCCTATCTGGGGATGGACGCATACAGGCACTACCGGCGAGTCGTTTTTCATCCTTGAGGTGAAGCAGCCCAGGAGATTCACTATTACAGATTGCCTCTGGCCCATCGATCTTAACGAATTGAATACGAACGGCAAGCTCATTCAAAACCCGGGTTGGTAG
- a CDS encoding SusC/RagA family TonB-linked outer membrane protein, with translation MKLIGTAFLLLLLHGICFAQTKPISGIVKDGSDGTGLPGVSVNIQGNAAGTSTDLNGEFQLEASVGDTLVFSLIGKKTVKEAVGERNILEILMYNDESLLEEVAVVAFGTQKKSSMVSSVHSVNVKDLRTPASNLTSSFAGKIPGIISYQATGEPGADNAQFFVRGVTTFGYKTSPLILIDGFEASTDDLARLQPDDIESFSILKDASATVLYGARGANGIIMVTTKAGQEGPVKLNARVDVSTAMPTLVPEMVGGVEYMRMYNEARISRDPILGPYYSEQKIQSTMNGENPMMFPNVDWYDALFNKFTINTKANVNVSGGGKVATYYVSTGYDKETGLLRVDKRNNFNNNIDINRLSIRSNVIFKLSPTTTLDTRLQGRFERYTGPYESAADVFGMVMFSNPVDFPAVYEPDAENEFTDHILFGSTFANGIIKPNPYASMVRGYEDRNESKIAAQATIQQDLKFITEGLRIQGKASVNTWSFYSSRRSYSPFYYELESYNQITEEYKLFALNPTGGQAYLGNVIPGRNADGHYYFEARANWDRQFGKHTVGAMTVGMMEEKLLTAGISTSIYETLPEKNMGNSGRLSYGYDDRYFFEFAYGYNGSEKFAGDKKYGFFPSFGAGWMITNEKFWPEKMELISSLKLRATWGRVGNDAIAERRDRFFYLSDISLGGGAYRWGSSFMNAYDGYSINRYANPDITWEVSEKWNLGMDLGLLEESLKIQADVFNDVRSNIYMARQNFPSTAGLEAGISGNVGKARSWGVDGSIDYQRFFSSDFWMTGRVNLTYATNEYLELDEKDYPDEYLKRLGHNINQQWGLVAERLFVDEQEIANSPKQDFGRYMAGDIKYKDINGDGIINSNDRVPLGFPTIPEIQYGFGLSTGYKNFDFSFFFQGNSRVSFFINPDVGGGNDGLEGIAPFVLRRNALAVVAEDYWSETNPDVHAFWPRLSTDPLDNNVQQSSWWLRDASFLRLKSVELGYSPKGLEKLGFEPGSRVYFSMENAAVFSPFGLWDPEMGRKGLGYPPNKRFNVGVQLSF, from the coding sequence ATGAAACTGATTGGAACTGCCTTTTTATTGCTGTTGCTGCATGGCATATGTTTCGCACAAACTAAACCTATATCGGGTATTGTGAAGGACGGCAGTGATGGGACCGGATTACCCGGGGTGAGTGTAAACATCCAGGGAAATGCAGCCGGAACATCTACTGACCTGAACGGTGAATTTCAGCTGGAAGCCAGCGTTGGCGACACGCTGGTTTTTTCGCTTATCGGTAAAAAAACGGTAAAGGAAGCTGTTGGCGAGCGAAATATCCTGGAAATCCTGATGTACAATGATGAAAGCCTCCTGGAAGAAGTTGCGGTGGTCGCTTTCGGTACGCAGAAGAAATCAAGTATGGTTTCCTCAGTACATTCGGTAAACGTAAAAGATCTGCGTACGCCAGCATCCAACCTTACCAGCAGTTTTGCAGGAAAGATACCCGGTATCATCTCTTACCAGGCAACCGGGGAGCCCGGAGCGGATAACGCCCAGTTCTTCGTTCGCGGGGTAACTACCTTTGGGTATAAAACCTCGCCGCTTATCCTGATTGATGGTTTTGAAGCCTCCACAGATGACCTGGCAAGGTTGCAGCCGGATGATATTGAAAGTTTTTCTATCCTGAAAGATGCCTCTGCGACGGTATTGTATGGCGCACGCGGGGCAAACGGTATCATCATGGTCACTACCAAGGCGGGCCAGGAAGGGCCGGTAAAATTAAACGCCCGGGTAGACGTAAGTACCGCTATGCCTACACTGGTGCCGGAAATGGTCGGCGGCGTAGAGTACATGAGAATGTACAACGAGGCGCGTATTTCCCGGGATCCTATTCTGGGGCCCTATTACAGCGAACAGAAAATTCAGTCCACCATGAATGGTGAGAATCCGATGATGTTTCCAAATGTGGACTGGTACGATGCCTTATTCAACAAATTCACCATAAATACCAAAGCCAATGTAAATGTATCCGGCGGTGGGAAGGTAGCCACTTATTATGTGTCCACAGGGTATGATAAAGAAACCGGTTTGCTCAGGGTAGATAAACGAAATAATTTCAATAACAACATTGATATCAACCGGCTTTCTATTCGTTCCAATGTTATATTCAAATTATCTCCTACCACTACCCTGGATACCAGGCTGCAGGGGCGCTTCGAACGATACACCGGCCCTTATGAATCGGCAGCTGATGTGTTCGGAATGGTTATGTTCAGCAACCCGGTAGACTTTCCCGCTGTATATGAACCCGATGCGGAAAACGAGTTCACCGACCATATCCTTTTCGGAAGCACTTTTGCAAACGGGATAATAAAACCTAATCCCTATGCATCCATGGTACGGGGATATGAAGACCGTAATGAAAGCAAGATCGCGGCCCAGGCTACCATTCAGCAAGATCTGAAATTCATTACCGAAGGATTAAGAATACAGGGAAAAGCTTCGGTCAATACCTGGAGCTTTTACTCCAGCAGGAGGAGTTATTCACCTTTCTACTACGAGCTGGAATCCTATAACCAGATCACAGAGGAGTATAAACTTTTCGCCCTGAACCCTACCGGCGGTCAGGCTTATTTAGGAAACGTTATTCCGGGCAGAAACGCGGACGGCCATTATTATTTTGAGGCGCGTGCCAACTGGGACCGGCAGTTCGGAAAACATACCGTTGGCGCCATGACCGTGGGCATGATGGAAGAAAAACTGCTTACCGCCGGAATCAGTACGTCCATTTATGAAACCCTTCCTGAAAAAAATATGGGCAACTCAGGAAGGCTTTCGTATGGCTATGACGATCGTTACTTCTTTGAATTTGCTTATGGCTACAACGGGTCCGAAAAGTTCGCCGGTGATAAAAAATACGGATTCTTTCCTTCATTCGGTGCTGGCTGGATGATCACCAATGAAAAATTCTGGCCCGAAAAGATGGAACTGATCAGTTCCCTGAAATTAAGAGCCACCTGGGGACGTGTGGGGAATGACGCCATTGCTGAAAGGCGCGACCGGTTCTTCTACCTGTCCGATATCTCCTTAGGCGGCGGCGCTTACCGCTGGGGATCTTCCTTTATGAATGCCTATGACGGGTATTCCATTAACCGGTATGCCAACCCAGATATTACCTGGGAGGTTTCCGAGAAATGGAATCTGGGCATGGACCTCGGCTTGCTGGAAGAATCCCTGAAGATCCAGGCCGATGTCTTTAATGATGTCAGGAGTAATATCTATATGGCCCGGCAAAACTTCCCTTCTACTGCCGGCCTGGAAGCAGGGATCAGCGGAAACGTGGGCAAGGCAAGATCATGGGGTGTAGACGGCTCCATCGACTACCAGCGCTTCTTCAGCTCCGACTTCTGGATGACCGGCCGGGTAAACTTAACCTATGCAACGAATGAATACCTGGAGCTGGACGAAAAAGATTACCCTGATGAATACCTGAAACGCCTTGGCCATAACATCAACCAGCAATGGGGCCTGGTAGCTGAACGGCTTTTTGTGGATGAGCAGGAAATTGCGAATTCGCCGAAACAGGATTTCGGCCGGTATATGGCCGGCGATATCAAGTATAAGGATATTAACGGAGACGGGATCATCAACAGCAATGACCGTGTTCCGCTGGGCTTTCCCACTATTCCTGAGATCCAATACGGTTTCGGGCTATCCACCGGATATAAAAACTTCGACTTTTCTTTCTTTTTCCAGGGGAACTCCCGTGTTTCCTTCTTCATCAACCCCGACGTGGGCGGTGGCAACGACGGACTTGAAGGTATCGCTCCCTTTGTGTTGAGGCGCAATGCGCTTGCTGTCGTCGCTGAAGACTACTGGAGCGAGACAAATCCGGATGTTCATGCATTCTGGCCTCGCCTGTCCACCGATCCGCTGGATAATAACGTTCAGCAGTCTTCCTGGTGGCTTCGGGATGCTTCTTTCCTTCGCCTGAAATCAGTTGAGCTGGGCTACAGCCCCAAAGGCCTGGAGAAACTTGGCTTTGAGCCGGGCAGCCGGGTCTATTTCAGCATGGAAAACGCCGCCGTATTCAGTCCCTTCGGCTTATGGGACCCCGAAATGGGCCGCAAAGGATTGGGCTACCCTCCCAACAAACGGTTTAACGTGGGCGTTCAGTTGTCATTCTAA
- a CDS encoding NAD(P)/FAD-dependent oxidoreductase, with the protein MTTDKDFDIIIIGGSYAGLSAAMALGRSLRKVLIIDSGQPCNKQTPHSHNFITGDGERPAAIAVKAREQVLNYETVTFQPGLVTEGSGKNNAFEIKTGEGLRFSARKLLFATGLKDIPPPVEGFAECWGISVLHCPYCHGYEVRGERTGILANGDMAVDFARLISNWTSDLTVFTNGNSGLSEEQSAIIAAAGVRVIEKEILRIEHEAGKIGQLVFTDGSKEPVTALYARPGFTQHCPVPELLGCELTEQGFIKVDEMKRTTIPGVYAAGDNTSPMRALSTAIAAGTMAGAALNKEWIDQRF; encoded by the coding sequence ATGACAACTGATAAAGACTTTGACATAATTATTATCGGTGGGAGCTATGCAGGCCTTTCTGCAGCTATGGCATTGGGGCGTTCCTTGCGGAAGGTGCTGATCATTGACAGCGGCCAGCCCTGTAACAAGCAAACTCCACACTCACATAATTTCATCACCGGGGACGGGGAAAGGCCTGCGGCGATTGCCGTTAAGGCAAGGGAACAGGTGCTTAACTATGAAACGGTGACTTTTCAGCCTGGCCTGGTAACCGAAGGCAGCGGAAAAAATAACGCCTTCGAAATTAAAACCGGGGAGGGCCTCCGCTTCTCCGCGAGGAAATTGCTTTTCGCTACGGGACTCAAAGATATACCGCCTCCCGTAGAAGGTTTTGCGGAATGCTGGGGTATCTCGGTACTGCATTGCCCTTACTGTCACGGATATGAAGTCCGGGGAGAAAGAACAGGGATCCTGGCTAATGGCGACATGGCTGTTGATTTTGCGAGATTGATCAGTAACTGGACGAGTGATCTGACCGTATTCACGAATGGCAATTCCGGCCTGAGTGAAGAACAGTCCGCTATAATCGCTGCGGCCGGAGTCCGGGTAATAGAAAAGGAGATCCTGCGCATTGAACATGAAGCGGGAAAGATAGGCCAGCTGGTATTTACGGATGGCAGCAAAGAGCCTGTTACCGCCCTTTATGCCCGCCCTGGTTTCACGCAGCATTGCCCGGTTCCTGAATTATTGGGTTGCGAACTTACCGAACAGGGCTTTATTAAAGTAGATGAAATGAAAAGAACTACCATTCCCGGGGTGTATGCAGCCGGCGACAATACCAGTCCCATGCGGGCGCTTTCCACAGCCATCGCAGCGGGCACAATGGCCGGCGCTGCCCTGAATAAGGAATGGATCGATCAGCGCTTCTGA
- a CDS encoding metallophosphoesterase — protein MLDRILMIIPVWLLLDLYFFQVLKSAAGGCSPPLRRSIYGFYWIYDMALIVALFYLKLSGSGIFSGFFFLLVGPMMLSILPKLLILPFLLVVDFARLGSYLAGNRKHPALPGRRKFINKALLSMSALPFGYVLFGITRGAYHYKVYRNTLYFEELPDAFDGFTITQLSDMHCGSFNDADAVKRGIDLANAQNSDLLVLTGDLVNNEAAELNPWKGIFSSLKAPFGVYSVLGNHDYGDYMDWSSEAAKEANLNELKKIQSEMGFRLLVDEHVKLEKDGQHINLAGVQNWGRRFRQYGDLDKAMEQVNEGTFSILLSHDPSHWEARVLSHAKPVYLTLAGHTHGMQFGIDIPWLKWSPAKYIYKQWAGIYQKGSRYINVNRGFGFLGFSGRVGIWPEISVITLKKGASPGRA, from the coding sequence ATGCTCGATAGAATTCTAATGATAATCCCGGTCTGGCTTTTACTGGATTTGTATTTTTTCCAGGTCCTTAAAAGTGCGGCAGGCGGCTGTTCCCCGCCTTTGCGCAGGAGTATTTACGGATTCTACTGGATCTATGACATGGCGCTGATAGTCGCGCTTTTCTATTTAAAGCTTAGCGGTTCCGGCATTTTTTCGGGCTTTTTCTTTTTACTGGTTGGGCCCATGATGTTGTCGATCCTTCCGAAATTACTGATCCTCCCCTTCTTGCTCGTGGTAGATTTTGCACGGCTGGGAAGTTACCTGGCCGGCAACCGGAAGCATCCGGCGCTTCCGGGACGACGCAAATTTATCAACAAGGCCCTGCTGAGCATGAGCGCTTTGCCCTTTGGCTACGTGCTGTTTGGCATTACGAGAGGAGCTTATCATTATAAAGTGTATCGTAATACGCTGTATTTCGAAGAATTGCCTGACGCCTTTGACGGTTTTACGATTACCCAGCTTTCCGACATGCACTGCGGGAGTTTTAACGACGCCGACGCGGTGAAACGTGGAATCGATCTGGCGAACGCGCAAAATAGCGACCTGCTGGTACTGACCGGAGATCTTGTCAACAACGAAGCTGCGGAGTTAAACCCCTGGAAAGGCATTTTTTCCTCTTTGAAGGCGCCTTTCGGAGTCTACTCTGTTCTTGGGAACCATGATTACGGCGACTATATGGACTGGTCTTCAGAAGCGGCGAAAGAAGCTAATCTTAATGAACTCAAAAAGATTCAAAGTGAAATGGGCTTTCGCTTACTGGTTGATGAACATGTAAAGCTGGAAAAGGACGGGCAGCATATTAACCTGGCCGGGGTTCAGAACTGGGGAAGGCGTTTCCGGCAATACGGCGACCTGGATAAAGCGATGGAACAGGTGAATGAAGGCACATTTTCCATCCTGTTGTCACACGACCCCAGCCATTGGGAAGCCCGCGTACTCTCCCATGCCAAACCTGTTTACCTTACCCTGGCCGGCCATACGCATGGTATGCAGTTTGGGATTGACATTCCCTGGCTTAAATGGAGCCCTGCCAAATATATCTACAAACAGTGGGCAGGCATTTATCAAAAAGGATCCAGGTATATTAATGTCAACCGGGGTTTCGGTTTTCTCGGATTTTCAGGCCGGGTAGGGATATGGCCGGAAATTTCCGTAATTACCTTGAAAAAAGGCGCTTCACCGGGAAGGGCATAA